AATACAATAATTGACTATAATTGTTATTCATCCTCATTAACCCATATGAACTTTAGATGGGATAATTACATGGGTAAATAACCAAGCTGTGGATAGGCCACACTAAAAAAAGACAGAagcaacatttttatttaacctttatttaactaggcaagtcagttaagaacaaattcttacttacaatgacggcctacaccggccaaacccggacgacgctgggccaattgtgcgccgaccctatgggactcccaatcaccgcccgttgtgatacagcctggatcgaGGAGTAGATTATTCTGCTCTGTAGGCTACAGTAAACATTCCAGTGTAATAACAGTCATTGTATTAAGACTCATTCAACCCTCTATTTTTACCACTGTAGTCTCTTCACGGAACCATGATAGATTTTTGCAGGGACGGTCAGCCTTCGGAATGGGGAGGTTCTAAATTCCTCGCCGCTGGTGCGTCTTGTCCTGGTGGTGGAAACTGGGAAGGGCTGAAGGAGAGTGCCCAGGTATAAAAGCACCACTATCCCATTCCAACGAAGTGTGAACAGTTTCCAGTATTGAGTGAAGGTAAAGTTACAGGCCGTCATCATGAGTCGCAGCCCAGAAAGGATGTCTTCTTACCGCCGCCACTTCGAGGACGCCCTTGCCTCCTCTGCTTCCTACCAGGTGCAGGTTTCGAGCCCTTCACCGATCCGAAGGGATGTACGTCACCGCTCTGCCAGCTACAGTCGCAGCGGTGGAACCATGGGGAGGAGGAACACCTCCAGCAACCGCAAATCCCGTATGACCAGGTAATACAACTCTCTTGAAGTTTTATTCTCTATGGATAGGACCATAATAGGCTACAGTTTAGGTTTTAATGCAATATCAGCATTAACTATCCATTTGTTCTTTCACTGGAATACTGCCTCATTTATAATAGGCTTAGCCTAGTAATCACTGAATTTATTCCTAATGGGACACTCATTTCTATTGATAAAATATATTTCACTTTGAGTATCAGACCTATTCTGATTATATCATTACCTGAACAATCCAGATGAAAAATGTAATGAAGTCAAATATAGTGGATGTTGATGGCTGGCCttgtcccctcctgtcctgaccaCAGCAGTGTGAGTATGGGGGCCCTGTGTTTCGGAATGAACATGGGCCTGGGGCCCAGCCTGGACCTGGATGCAGCTGCAGCGGAGAACCAAGAATTCATGAGCACCCGCACCGGCGAGAGGCAGGAGATGGTGGCCCTCAACGACCGCCTGGCTATCTACATCGAGAAGGCAAGACCACACCTCATCTCACACATTCTGTCACTCataatctcctctctctcactcaaactCTATGCCACACTCAGTCACACTTTCATGCAAACCTATCTTTTCTGCGCTCTTTCTCACTCACAAACCCATGTTCTGTCCCAGGTGCGTACTCTGGAGGGGCAGAACAAGCTGCTGGAGGCTGAGATTGATGCTCTGAAGAACCGCTATATGAAGCCGTCTGGGCTGAGACAGCTCTACGAGGGACAGCTGAGAGAGCTCCACCGGATCGCGGAGCAGATGAGAGTGCAGAGGGTGAGCTTTATGACCACCTATAGCCTATGCatgatatttacatttacaatggTGGACTGGGATGAAACAGACAGGTATTGGGTTTGACTGTGTTTCCTCCACCCTAAGGACCTGGCTGTAGCGGCCAAGGGGGCCATGGCAGGACAGGTGGAGGTGCTCAAGGTCAAATATGAGGAGGCTCTGGAGGCCAGGAAGAATGCAGAGTTGGAGATCGAAGCCTTCCGCCCCGTGAGTCAAACACAGATGCAGACATAACCATTAAACAATATCAACATGAACTGAAATTGTGTACACACAGAATCACCTACCTCATTTACCAGGCTGTCATGAAACAATTTACTCTCTCAGTTATTCCTGTGTATAAACTCAATAATAAATTCATCCTCTAACCTGTCTGGCAGGATGTGGATAGAGCCACCTCGGCCCGTATCGGCCTGGAGAAACAGCTGGAGAACCTGGAGGTGGAGCTGGCCTTCCTGACCAGAGTTCACAAAGAGGTAACACGTCTGGGTGTATATCTCTGTCTACGTCTGTTTTCCCAACGAGGAAGGTAGCTGTACTCACAGGTGTAAGTGTCTTTCACTGTCTTGATTCACAGAGGGGCAACATACCTCTGCCTATATCTATTTTCAGATTGAGGTAGTCCTTTTCTATCTGTATCTGTTCACAAAGgcggactgtaacatactgtatcttacatactgtatgtgtctgtagcaGCATCTGTTTAGTATGATTTGTGGCCATCACAGGCATGCAGCTGGATTCACAAAACTGCTGTAATGACCTGCTAATTTACTTATGACAGTATATGAGTTAAAGTGGGAGAGTTTGTATCATGGGCCTAGTGATTGCCAGTTTTGTGATGAAAACTTTATCGACTAACTGTGAAAACGGCATGGCAGGCTGAGTTCGGAAGTTAGGGTTTCCACAGATAAGAATGAAAGCGAAATTCACAGAAGGAATGAGTAGGCTCCATTTTGTTTTCCCCTGTCAGGAAATTGAGGAACTGATGCAGCAGATCTACGTGGCGGTGGCGAAGGTGGACATGACCTTTGCCCTTCCTGACCTCTCCTCCGCCCTCAAACAAATCCAGTCCCAGTACGACAGCATCGCTGCCAGAAACCTACAGGTACCAATTGCAGATATTATTACAGATTTATTACACACAACTTCATATTTGATTACATAATTACACAGAAAACTGAATCCATTTTGTTTCTATTCTTCCTCAGGAGATGGACGCTTGGTACAAGTCAAAGTTCCAGGACCTGAACAATGTGACAACCAAACACGTTCAAAGCGTTCGAAGTGTGAGAGAGGAAATCGCAAGTTACAAGAAAGATGTGAGACCCTCTTTTCTTATCATCGATAATACTGTTATTGACACCAGTAGGCAACAGATTGAAAACACATgggtggacgtgtttaactatacttgtggggaccagaagtccccacgagaatagtaaacaaacacaaatttgaccaactggggacatgttGTTAGTCCCTACAAGATCAAATTATACTTTTAGGGAGTTTAggataagggtaagggttaggggttaggattttgaatggttataattgtgtgtccccacaaggttagttaaacaagactgtgtgtttgtctctgtgtgtagagctTAAACCTGGAGCGTGAGTTGGAGTCTATGAAAACGAGAAATGAGTCTCTGGAGGTCCAGATTCGTGACGCTGTGGCGAGACACAAGAAAGAAGAGGAGACACTGCGTGTGAGTAGTACTACTCTCACTACACACCTTTACTGTAGAAAGAAGCATGGGAGATCAGAATGGATATTTGCTCTACAAAGTGGGAAATGAGTGAGAGTTCTTTAAAATGGACTCTAACAGCCGGTCACAATTGGCTCCCTATGAGCTAAAAGCTTGTGTGTGTTTCCCACAGGAGCGTATTGAGGGGCTGAAGCTGGAGCTGATGGTGATGAAGGAGAAGATAGCTCTGCTGCTGAGAGAGTACCAGGAGCTGCTCAACGTCAAGATGGCCCTGGAGATTGAGATCACCACCTACAGGTGACAATCATAACTCTCCTATAGTCTAAATAGGCCTTTTCTGCTCCTCATTTCCCCTTGAAGAGGAAATAACTGGACAGGTAAATGCAGATTGCACCAAGTAGGTGTCCTCCATATTGCTTTCAGCTATCCTGGGTTTGTCAAATCTGTAGAGATGAAAAAGAGGAGGCAAGGAAAGGCAGCAACACAACTCTTTTGATATGCAGCCTACTTTATGGTTGCTAAGTGTAAATCTGTGATTTTGTGTGTCTTCTCTGTGGTTGTGTATTTGGCAGGGCGCTGATCGAGGGCGAGGACACCCGTCTCAGCACCATGGTACAGGGCATGTCCCTGGGTGGAGGAAGAGTAGGTGTGGCCATCAGCGCTAGCTCCACCTCTGCCTCGGTTAGCGCCGCCTCTGTCAGCGGATACGGGGCCGGGCTGGGCAGAGCCCCTGGTAATGGATACGGAGGCACCAAAGAGGCCCCTGGCGGGGCGGTGATATCACCAGAGAGCCAGACGGAGAGCTTCGAGGAACAGTCAGTGGAGATGACTGAGCGGAAGACTCTTCTCATCAGGTAGAGCAAGCCTTGGTCATAATTTAAACCATACTGGGAGATAATCTTACCTATAATCTGTGGATAAAATATGGCATACCGGTAGTCTGTTTTGTCATCTGAATATGTGATTGAGgacatttttatatatttgtataaaatatatttctcaCCCAGTGTTGTTTTCAAACCCCTTTTCCCCCTGCCCTTTCCCATTTTCTCTCAGAACAGTTAAGACAGATGACATGTATGAGAGCGACACACAGGAACGCACCATTACCATCTCTAGAGCTGCTGATGTCACAGACGAGGACTAGAGATGGAAGTCCAGGCTCCCAACTCCTACACCACCGAATGAATGTTAGACCCCTTGAGACCTAAGCCCCAGCCCTTCCACCCTTGCCCCCAAAAATGTAACCCACACCAACCACCTAGGATAATGGTCTTCAGGATCAGGACCCCTATGGTCctcttctgtgtgtctctgcctgCACTAAACTCCCTCTTAGCCTCACATTGCTTTTCTGTTAGCCTTtaactccctgtgtgtgtctgagaaccATATCGCTCTACAagcaacaaataaaaaaaaacagcaaagCAATTATAGTATTTTTCTCTTGATGTGGTAATTTCCAAACATATTTAGGtccaaaataaaaaattaaaaaatagaaCAAATTTGATGTCAGTTTCCTATTTTTACTCCTGGTGTTCAACAATTACATAGCAGCACAGTCTTTCTAGTTGAGGTCCGTTCAAAGCAGTGCAATTACTCCACTATAAACAGTAATACAAAATTGATCTACAATAACTGCTAATGTaaacatgta
The window above is part of the Salmo salar chromosome ssa15, Ssal_v3.1, whole genome shotgun sequence genome. Proteins encoded here:
- the LOC106571488 gene encoding glial fibrillary acidic protein isoform X2, which translates into the protein MSRSPERMSSYRRHFEDALASSASYQVQVSSPSPIRRDVRHRSASYSRSGGTMGRRNTSSNRKSRMTSSVSMGALCFGMNMGLGPSLDLDAAAAENQEFMSTRTGERQEMVALNDRLAIYIEKVRTLEGQNKLLEAEIDALKNRYMKPSGLRQLYEGQLRELHRIAEQMRVQRDLAVAAKGAMAGQVEVLKVKYEEALEARKNAELEIEAFRPDVDRATSARIGLEKQLENLEVELAFLTRVHKEEIEELMQQIYVAVAKVDMTFALPDLSSALKQIQSQYDSIAARNLQEMDAWYKSKFQDLNNVTTKHVQSVRSVREEIASYKKDSLNLERELESMKTRNESLEVQIRDAVARHKKEEETLRERIEGLKLELMVMKEKIALLLREYQELLNVKMALEIEITTYRALIEGEDTRLSTMVQGMSLGGGRVGVAISASSTSASVSAASVSGYGAGLGRAPGNGYGGTKEAPGGAVISPESQTESFEEQSVEMTERKTLLIS
- the LOC106571488 gene encoding glial fibrillary acidic protein isoform X1, which produces MSRSPERMSSYRRHFEDALASSASYQVQVSSPSPIRRDVRHRSASYSRSGGTMGRRNTSSNRKSRMTSSVSMGALCFGMNMGLGPSLDLDAAAAENQEFMSTRTGERQEMVALNDRLAIYIEKVRTLEGQNKLLEAEIDALKNRYMKPSGLRQLYEGQLRELHRIAEQMRVQRDLAVAAKGAMAGQVEVLKVKYEEALEARKNAELEIEAFRPDVDRATSARIGLEKQLENLEVELAFLTRVHKEEIEELMQQIYVAVAKVDMTFALPDLSSALKQIQSQYDSIAARNLQEMDAWYKSKFQDLNNVTTKHVQSVRSVREEIASYKKDSLNLERELESMKTRNESLEVQIRDAVARHKKEEETLRERIEGLKLELMVMKEKIALLLREYQELLNVKMALEIEITTYRALIEGEDTRLSTMVQGMSLGGGRVGVAISASSTSASVSAASVSGYGAGLGRAPGNGYGGTKEAPGGAVISPESQTESFEEQSVEMTERKTLLIRTVKTDDMYESDTQERTITISRAADVTDED